The sequence TACTGATGGTAAAAACATCATCATTTCACCGCTTCATCAGCAGCCAAATGAAGCAGATTTCCTTCATAGCCTTGCGAAGGTGAACAAACGGCATCGGAAAACTTTGGAAGATCTTGCTAAATGAGTGGAATCCGTTTTCTGACCTATGCGGAGGTATTGCTAATCCATCAAGATCAACTCCTCAACTATGGTGGTACTCCTGATCTACGCGATTCAGGACTTTTGAGCTCAGCACTTGCAATGCCGGAAACGAGTTTTTCCGGCGCTTACCTCCACCAATCGCTTTTTGATAAAGCAGCAGCGTACCTCTTCCATATTTGCCAAAATCATCCATTTATTGATGGAAATAAACGGGTTGGTTTAGCTGCAGCATTAGTATTTTTAGATATAAATGGATTAGAAGTATT comes from Spirochaeta lutea and encodes:
- a CDS encoding type II toxin-antitoxin system death-on-curing family toxin, which produces MSGIRFLTYAEVLLIHQDQLLNYGGTPDLRDSGLLSSALAMPETSFSGAYLHQSLFDKAAAYLFHICQNHPFIDGNKRVGLAAALVFLDINGLEVFDENHELYPLVMQVASGECKKEDISQTLERLAK
- a CDS encoding AbrB/MazE/SpoVT family DNA-binding domain-containing protein codes for the protein MTKKLIQHGNSAALVIEKPILQLLNIDLDTDLEIITDGKNIIISPLHQQPNEADFLHSLAKVNKRHRKTLEDLAK